The Symphalangus syndactylus isolate Jambi chromosome 16, NHGRI_mSymSyn1-v2.1_pri, whole genome shotgun sequence genome has a window encoding:
- the LOC129464538 gene encoding centriole and centriolar satellite protein OFD1-like isoform X1, protein MMAQSNMLPVADMLSQNELRKKLYQTFKDRGILDTLKIQLRNQLIHELMHPVLSGELQPRSISVQGSSLLISASNSLVADHLQRCGYEYSLSVFFPESGLAKEKVFTMQDLLQLIKINPTSSLYKSLVSGADKENQKGFLMHFLKELAEYHQAKESCNMGTQTSLTFSRDSLAEKLQLIDDQFADAYPQCIKFESLEIKLNEYKREIEEQLQAEICQKLKFFKDTEIGKIKTEAKKKYEKKLAVFQNDFEKACQAKSEALVIREKSTLERIQKHQEIETKEIYAQRQLLLKDMDLLRGREAELKQRVEAFELNQKLQEEKHKSMTEALRRREQNIKSFEKTYDQKLKNELLKYQLELKDDYIIRTNRLIEDERKNKEKAVHLQEELIAFNSKKEELNQSINRMKELELELESVKAQSLAITKQNHMLNEKVKVMSDYSPLKEERLELLAQNKLLKQQLEESRNENLRLLNRLAQPAPELAVFQKELQKAEKAIVVEHEEFESRRQALHKQLQDEIEHTTQLKAQILAYKASIKRLTIQVADLKSQLKQTQTALENEVYRNPKQSVIHHSANGLINGNMVLHNGEISGDFLNNPSKQEKVLAGMVASRITNYPNAGMEGSSPDSDLEFVANTNARVKELQQEAERLEKAFRSYHRRDIKNSAKGPLPAKSPPSLHLLEAFKNITSSSPERRIFAEDRVVSEQPQVGTFKEERNDILEALTGSAASRLRGGTSSRCLSSTPLPKAKRSLESEIYLEGLGRSHVASPSPCPDRMPPPSPTESRHNLSIPPFSSPPEKKAGLYWRQNELQDKSEFSDVDKLAFKDNEEFESSFEYAGNVPKQFEMDGPSPAGDMLHMGAAVGAVPLSYQHPSVDQKQIEEQKEEEKIWEQQVKERKHRKERRQSNLQEILETERRELEKLYQERRMTEESLKIEMENELEMSNQEMKDKSAHSENPLEKYMKIIQQEQDQESADKSSKKMVQEASLVDTLQCSDKIESLTGFSHEEPDDSW, encoded by the coding sequence ATGATGGCTCAGTCCAACATGCTCCCTGTGGCTGATATGTTGAGTCAAAATGAACTGCGCAAAAAGCTATACCAGACATTTAAGGATCGGGGTATACTGGACACACTCAAGATACAACTTCGAAACCAGCTAATTCATGAGTTAATGCACCCTGTATTGAGTGGAGAACTGCAACCTCGGTCCATTTCAGTGCAAGGGAGCTCCCTCTTAATAAGTGCCTCTAACTCTTTAGTGGCGGATCACTTACAAAGATGTGGCTATGAATAttcactttctgttttctttccagaAAGTGGTTTGGCAAAAGAAAAGGTATTTACTATGCAGGATCTATTACAACTCATTAAAATCAACCCTACTTCCAGTCTCTACAAATCACTGGTTTCAGGAGCtgataaagaaaaccaaaaaggttttcttatgcattttttaaaagaattggcaGAATATCATCAAGCTAAAGAGAGTTGTAATATGGGAACTCAGACAAGTTTGACATTTAGCAGAGATTCTCTGGCTGAGAAGCTTCAGCTTATTGATGATCAGTTTGCAGATGCTTACCCTCAGTGTATCAAGTTCGAGTCTTTAGAAATAAAGCTAAATGAATATAAGAGAGAAATAGAAGAGCAACTTCAGGCAGAAATATGTCAAAAGTTGAAGTTTTTTAAAGATACCGaaataggaaaaattaaaacggaagcaaaaaaaaagtacGAGAAGAAATTAGCCGTGTTCCAGAATGATTTTGAGAAAGCTTGTCAAGCAAAATCTGAAGCCCTCGTTATTCGGGAAAAGAGCACCCTTGAGAGAATTCAAAAGCACCAAGagatagaaacaaaagaaatttatgctCAAAGGCAACTTTTACTAAAAGATATGGATTTGCtaagaggaagagaagcagagcTGAAGCAAAGAGTTGAAGCTTTTGAACTGAACCAGAAGCTCcaggaagaaaaacataaaagcatGACTGAGGCACTTAGGAGACGGGAGCAGAATATAAAGAGTTTTGAGAAGACCTATGACCAAAAACTGAAGAATGAACTTCTAAAGTATCAACTTGAACTAAAGGACGACTACATCATTAGAACTAATCGACTGATTGAAGatgaaaggaagaataaagaaaaagctgTTCATTTGCAAGAGGAGCTCATAGCTTTTAATTCAAAAAAGGAGGAACTCAATCAATCTATAAATCGCATGAAAGAACTTGAGCTTGAGTTAGAGTCTGTCAAAGCCCAGTCTTTggcaataacaaaacaaaaccatatgcTGAATGAAAAGGTTAAAGTGATGAGTGATTATTCACCACTAAAAGAAGAGAGACTGGAGCTTCTGGcacaaaataaattacttaaacaACAACTGGAAGAGAGTAGAAATGAAAACTTGCGTCTCCTAAACCGCCTAGCTCAGCCGGCTCCTGAACTTGCGGTCTTTCAGAAAGAACTACAGAAAGCAGAAAAGGCTATAGTGGTTGAGCATGAGGAGTTCGAAAGCCGCAGGCAAGCTCTGCACAAACAACTGCAAGATGAAATTGAGCATACTACACAGTTGAAGGCCCAGATACTAGCTTACAAAGCTTCCATAAAGAGGTTAACTATTCAGGTTGCTGATTTAAAATCGCAACTGAAGCAAACTCAGACAGCCCTAGAGAATGAAGTGTACCGCAATCCAAAGCAGTCTGTGATCCATCATTCTGCCAATGGATTAATAAATGGCAACATGGTGCTTCACAATGGTGAGATAAGTGGGGATTTCTTGAACAATCCTTCTAAACAGGAAAAAGTTCTAGCAGGTATGGTTGCATCAAGGATCACAAATTATCCAAATGCAGGGATGGAGGGTAGTTCCCCTGATTCTGACCTTGAGTTTGTCGCCAATACTAATGCAAGGGTCAAAGAGCTTCAGCAAGAGGCCGAACGCTTGGAAAAGGCTTTCAGAAGTTACCATCGGAGAGACATTAAAAACTCTGCCAAAGGCCCACTACCAGCAAAGAGCCCACCATCTCTGCACTTGCTGGAAGCCTTCAAAAACATTACTTCCAGTTCCCCGGAAAGACGTATTTTTGCAGAGGACAGAGTTGTCTCTGAGCAGCCTCAAGTGggcacatttaaagaagaaaggaatgacATCTTGGAAGCCCTGACAGGCAGTGCAGCCTCAAGGCTACGCGGGGGCACTTCCTCCAGATGCCTCTCCTCCACACCCCTtccaaaagcaaaaagaagccTTGAAAGTGAAATATATCTGGAAGGTCTGGGCAGATCACACGTTGCTTCCCCCAGTCCTTGTCCTGACAGAATGCCCCCGCCATCACCCACTGAGTCTAGGCACAacctctccatccctcccttctCCAGCCCTCCGGAGAAGAAAGCAGGTCTTTACTGGAGACAAAATGAACTTCAAGACAAAAGTGAATTTTCAGATGTGGACAAGCTAGCTTTTAAGGATAACGAGGAATTTGAATCATCTTTTGAATATGCAGGGAATGTGCCAAAGCAGTTTGAAATGGATGGGCCCTCTCCTGCTGGGGATATGCTTCATATGGGCGCAGCTGTAGGTGCTGTGCCCCTCTCATATCAGCACCCAAGTGTAGATCAGAAGCAAATTgaagaacaaaaggaagaagaaaaaatatgggAACAGCAAGTGAAAGAacgaaagcacagaaaagaaagaaggcagagtAACCTACAAGAAATTTTAGAAACGGAAAGAAGAGAACTAGAAAAACTGTATCAGGAAAGGAGGATGACTGAAGAATCACTGAAGATTgaaatggaaaatgaattagaaatgaGTAAtcaagaaatgaaagacaaatctGCTCACAGTGAAAATCCTTTagagaaatacatgaaaatcatCCAGCAGGAGCAAGACCAGGAGTCGGCAGATAAGAGCTCAAAAAAGATGGTCCAGGAAGCCTCCCTAGTGGACACACTGCAATGTAGTGACAAAATCGAAAGTTTAACAGGCTTTTCTCATGAAGAACCAGATGACTCTTGGTAA
- the LOC129464538 gene encoding centriole and centriolar satellite protein OFD1-like isoform X2, producing MMAQSNMLPVADMLSQNELRKKLYQTFKDRGILDTLKIQLRNQLIHELMHPVLSGELQPRSISVQGSSLLISASNSLVADHLQRCGYEYSLSVFFPESGLAKEKVFTMQDLLQLIKINPTSSLYKSLVSGADKENQKGFLMHFLKELAEYHQAKESCNMGTQTSLTFSRDSLAEKLQLIDDQFADAYPQCIKFESLEIKLNEYKREIEEQLQAEICQKLKFFKDTEIGKIKTEAKKKYEKKLAVFQNDFEKACQAKSEALVIREKSTLERIQKHQEIETKEIYAQRQLLLKDMDLLRGREAELKQRVEAFELYQLELKDDYIIRTNRLIEDERKNKEKAVHLQEELIAFNSKKEELNQSINRMKELELELESVKAQSLAITKQNHMLNEKVKVMSDYSPLKEERLELLAQNKLLKQQLEESRNENLRLLNRLAQPAPELAVFQKELQKAEKAIVVEHEEFESRRQALHKQLQDEIEHTTQLKAQILAYKASIKRLTIQVADLKSQLKQTQTALENEVYRNPKQSVIHHSANGLINGNMVLHNGEISGDFLNNPSKQEKVLAGMVASRITNYPNAGMEGSSPDSDLEFVANTNARVKELQQEAERLEKAFRSYHRRDIKNSAKGPLPAKSPPSLHLLEAFKNITSSSPERRIFAEDRVVSEQPQVGTFKEERNDILEALTGSAASRLRGGTSSRCLSSTPLPKAKRSLESEIYLEGLGRSHVASPSPCPDRMPPPSPTESRHNLSIPPFSSPPEKKAGLYWRQNELQDKSEFSDVDKLAFKDNEEFESSFEYAGNVPKQFEMDGPSPAGDMLHMGAAVGAVPLSYQHPSVDQKQIEEQKEEEKIWEQQVKERKHRKERRQSNLQEILETERRELEKLYQERRMTEESLKIEMENELEMSNQEMKDKSAHSENPLEKYMKIIQQEQDQESADKSSKKMVQEASLVDTLQCSDKIESLTGFSHEEPDDSW from the exons ATGATGGCTCAGTCCAACATGCTCCCTGTGGCTGATATGTTGAGTCAAAATGAACTGCGCAAAAAGCTATACCAGACATTTAAGGATCGGGGTATACTGGACACACTCAAGATACAACTTCGAAACCAGCTAATTCATGAGTTAATGCACCCTGTATTGAGTGGAGAACTGCAACCTCGGTCCATTTCAGTGCAAGGGAGCTCCCTCTTAATAAGTGCCTCTAACTCTTTAGTGGCGGATCACTTACAAAGATGTGGCTATGAATAttcactttctgttttctttccagaAAGTGGTTTGGCAAAAGAAAAGGTATTTACTATGCAGGATCTATTACAACTCATTAAAATCAACCCTACTTCCAGTCTCTACAAATCACTGGTTTCAGGAGCtgataaagaaaaccaaaaaggttttcttatgcattttttaaaagaattggcaGAATATCATCAAGCTAAAGAGAGTTGTAATATGGGAACTCAGACAAGTTTGACATTTAGCAGAGATTCTCTGGCTGAGAAGCTTCAGCTTATTGATGATCAGTTTGCAGATGCTTACCCTCAGTGTATCAAGTTCGAGTCTTTAGAAATAAAGCTAAATGAATATAAGAGAGAAATAGAAGAGCAACTTCAGGCAGAAATATGTCAAAAGTTGAAGTTTTTTAAAGATACCGaaataggaaaaattaaaacggaagcaaaaaaaaagtacGAGAAGAAATTAGCCGTGTTCCAGAATGATTTTGAGAAAGCTTGTCAAGCAAAATCTGAAGCCCTCGTTATTCGGGAAAAGAGCACCCTTGAGAGAATTCAAAAGCACCAAGagatagaaacaaaagaaatttatgctCAAAGGCAACTTTTACTAAAAGATATGGATTTGCtaagaggaagagaagcagagcTGAAGCAAAGAGTTGAAGCTTTTGAACT GTATCAACTTGAACTAAAGGACGACTACATCATTAGAACTAATCGACTGATTGAAGatgaaaggaagaataaagaaaaagctgTTCATTTGCAAGAGGAGCTCATAGCTTTTAATTCAAAAAAGGAGGAACTCAATCAATCTATAAATCGCATGAAAGAACTTGAGCTTGAGTTAGAGTCTGTCAAAGCCCAGTCTTTggcaataacaaaacaaaaccatatgcTGAATGAAAAGGTTAAAGTGATGAGTGATTATTCACCACTAAAAGAAGAGAGACTGGAGCTTCTGGcacaaaataaattacttaaacaACAACTGGAAGAGAGTAGAAATGAAAACTTGCGTCTCCTAAACCGCCTAGCTCAGCCGGCTCCTGAACTTGCGGTCTTTCAGAAAGAACTACAGAAAGCAGAAAAGGCTATAGTGGTTGAGCATGAGGAGTTCGAAAGCCGCAGGCAAGCTCTGCACAAACAACTGCAAGATGAAATTGAGCATACTACACAGTTGAAGGCCCAGATACTAGCTTACAAAGCTTCCATAAAGAGGTTAACTATTCAGGTTGCTGATTTAAAATCGCAACTGAAGCAAACTCAGACAGCCCTAGAGAATGAAGTGTACCGCAATCCAAAGCAGTCTGTGATCCATCATTCTGCCAATGGATTAATAAATGGCAACATGGTGCTTCACAATGGTGAGATAAGTGGGGATTTCTTGAACAATCCTTCTAAACAGGAAAAAGTTCTAGCAGGTATGGTTGCATCAAGGATCACAAATTATCCAAATGCAGGGATGGAGGGTAGTTCCCCTGATTCTGACCTTGAGTTTGTCGCCAATACTAATGCAAGGGTCAAAGAGCTTCAGCAAGAGGCCGAACGCTTGGAAAAGGCTTTCAGAAGTTACCATCGGAGAGACATTAAAAACTCTGCCAAAGGCCCACTACCAGCAAAGAGCCCACCATCTCTGCACTTGCTGGAAGCCTTCAAAAACATTACTTCCAGTTCCCCGGAAAGACGTATTTTTGCAGAGGACAGAGTTGTCTCTGAGCAGCCTCAAGTGggcacatttaaagaagaaaggaatgacATCTTGGAAGCCCTGACAGGCAGTGCAGCCTCAAGGCTACGCGGGGGCACTTCCTCCAGATGCCTCTCCTCCACACCCCTtccaaaagcaaaaagaagccTTGAAAGTGAAATATATCTGGAAGGTCTGGGCAGATCACACGTTGCTTCCCCCAGTCCTTGTCCTGACAGAATGCCCCCGCCATCACCCACTGAGTCTAGGCACAacctctccatccctcccttctCCAGCCCTCCGGAGAAGAAAGCAGGTCTTTACTGGAGACAAAATGAACTTCAAGACAAAAGTGAATTTTCAGATGTGGACAAGCTAGCTTTTAAGGATAACGAGGAATTTGAATCATCTTTTGAATATGCAGGGAATGTGCCAAAGCAGTTTGAAATGGATGGGCCCTCTCCTGCTGGGGATATGCTTCATATGGGCGCAGCTGTAGGTGCTGTGCCCCTCTCATATCAGCACCCAAGTGTAGATCAGAAGCAAATTgaagaacaaaaggaagaagaaaaaatatgggAACAGCAAGTGAAAGAacgaaagcacagaaaagaaagaaggcagagtAACCTACAAGAAATTTTAGAAACGGAAAGAAGAGAACTAGAAAAACTGTATCAGGAAAGGAGGATGACTGAAGAATCACTGAAGATTgaaatggaaaatgaattagaaatgaGTAAtcaagaaatgaaagacaaatctGCTCACAGTGAAAATCCTTTagagaaatacatgaaaatcatCCAGCAGGAGCAAGACCAGGAGTCGGCAGATAAGAGCTCAAAAAAGATGGTCCAGGAAGCCTCCCTAGTGGACACACTGCAATGTAGTGACAAAATCGAAAGTTTAACAGGCTTTTCTCATGAAGAACCAGATGACTCTTGGTAA